The genomic segment CGTATGCAGGCTTCAAGTCATCGATCGAGACCACCATGTGGGCAAAGGTGCGATAGACGACGCCAATATCGATACCTTCGGCATCCATTGCTTTGAGCGTCGAGGCCGAATCATACCCCTTCTTGCGCACGGTTTTGTACAGATGCTCGGTCGGCTTATCAAGGAACTTTTGCGCTTTGACGACGTCAGTCGAGACTGCCCATGGTGGAATCATCTGTCCTTGGACATTCCAGTGGGGAAAGTTGGTCGGACTCAAGCCCAAGTATTTCGGCATTTTGTCGCGGTACTTGTCGGCAAGATATTTTTCATAGACATCGCCATCTTCGATGACGTGTAAGTCGCTGTCGATGACATGCAGTCCATCTTTCATGCTCGTGTCGCCTCCTAGAGTCTTCTTTAGCACCTAATGTTCCATACCCTTGCTCAGTGAGCAAGAAGAGTAATGACATTACGAATCAACCGCAGTCCAACATCTTCACCTAACGTCAAGATCGACTCTGGATGGAACTGGACTGCAGCAATCGGCAGGGTGTTATGTTCAATTGCCATGATGACTTTGTCATCGCTTTCAGCCGTGACTTGCAATGTCATTGGGAGTTTCTCGCGAAGAGCATACAGTGAATGATAGCGTGCTGCGGTAAACTCTCGTGGTAACCCATTGAACAACTTGCCGCTCTGTACGTGAATGTACGACGGCTTACCGTGCATCGGATAGTCGAGCACGCCAAGCTCACCGCCAAAATGTTCAACGATACCTTGCAAGCCCAGACAGACACCGAAGACTGGGAGATTGCGTTGGATCGCTGCGGTGAGAGTGCCTGAGACATCAAAATCCTTTGGCGCACCCGGTCCAGGCGACAGAACCACCAGGTGTGGGCGTATCTCATCAAGCTCTTCGTGCGGAAATCCGGCGCGCAACGTGAGCACTTCGGCACCAGTCTGGCGGAGATAGTTGGCTAGCGTGTGGACAAAGGAGTCTTGATGATCGACCAGGAGGATGCGTTTTCCTTGTCCTGGATAGGGGGCGTCTTGTTGTACCTTTGCAGTCGTGCCACGGGGGTGGCGCAGAGCATCAAGGAATGCGGCTGCCTTGAGATGTGTTTCCTTTTCTTCTTCGTCAGGATCTGAATCATACAGTAACGTGGCGCCGACGCGAATCTGTGCGACACCGTCTTTGACACGAATCGTGCGGAGTGTCAGACCTGTATTCATGTTGCCATCAAAGCCGAGCACGCCAACTGCTCCACCGTACCACGCACGCGGTGACTTTTCGTGATCTTCAAGAAACTGCATCGCCCAGGCTTTTGGGGCACCGGTCACCGTTACTGCCCACGTGTGCGCGAGGAAAGCATCAAGCGCATCAAACTCTTCACGTAAATGCCCTTCAACATGATCGACGGTATGGATCAAGCGCGAGTACATTTCGATTTGCCGCCGACCAATCACTCGCACGCTGCCAGGTTTGCAGATGCGCGATTTGTCGTTGCGGTCGACGTCGGTACACATTGTGAGTTCGGATTCGTCTTTAGTGGAATTTAGGAGCCGCTGAATCTGAATCGCATCGCTAATTGGATCGCCACCACGGGCAATGGTGCCGGAGATCGGACAGGTTTCGACTCGGTCGCCATCGACACGGACATACATCTCTGGAGATGCACCAACAAGATATTCATCCTGACCGAGATTGATGAGAAAGCCATACGGTGCAGGATTGCGCTCACGTAAGCGGCGAAACAGTTCTGACGGTGGCGCAGGGCATGGACTAAAGAACGTCTGTCCAGGGACCACTTCAAACAGATCGCCACGACGAAACGATTCTTTGGCAAGGCGTACCCCAGCGGCATATTCGCCAGGTTCGTGATCGAATGGTGCTTCTACGCGTTCACTACTGACATAAGGTTTGGCGATCGTTTCGCGAGTGAGTCCTTGGGTAGACTGCTCCCCAATCTCGAAATCATAACGCTGACGCACGGCCTGTTCGCGCCGATGGTCAACGAGAATCAATTCATCTGGCAAATAGAGCACGAGGTCTCGTTGATCAGCGGGGCGTTCGAGACGTAAGCGCAACGGCTCGAACTGGAAAGCTAAGTCGTAACCGAAGGCTCCATACAGACCCAAATGCTGATCTTCTGGACTAGAGAAAAGCTCGATCAACGCACGCAGCACGGAAAAGATCGATGGCTGTTTGCTGCGTTGCTCCTCGGGAAAACGACCTGCGGGTTTGGCGATCGTGCCGATCAGGTCGCTCCCCTGCATATCTGCTGCTGTCACCGCAGATAGTGCCTGCACTGTAGCCATAATAGGCTTCAGCAGAAGCTCTCCACGTTGATTCAGGGCAGTAATACGGAACTGTCGTTCACGCGAAGTGAGTACAAATGGTGGATCGACAAAGCCCATATCCCAACGCGTGTAGCGACCAGGGTATTCGTAGCTGGAGGCGAGCAATACCCCACGGTGGCTATCCAGCCTGTCAATGATGGGTTCAATCGCGCCATCGGTGGGAATGCCCTCGATGACCCGGCGAACGGTAATGCCGCCTTGGGTCTGATAGGTATGAACGCTGGGAATGGCTGCTCTGCTGGCCATACGGTTCTCCTTTTATAAGCGGTCAGCTTTCAGCTTCCAATCCCACTATCGACGCTCTCTTTTTCTGACTGACTGCTGAGAGCTGACGGCTGAAAGCGTCTTCTGGTTGATAGCTGAGCGCTTACCTCTTTCTTAAATTACAGAACCTGGTCCTACAAAGCAGCAGGACCGCAACCTCGGTCTATGAGGCAGCGGTCCTGAAACAGAAAAGCCACCTCGTGTCCAAGGCGGCTCCGTTGATTTTCGTTACACAACGTCCGGGCCGCCGATTAAGGCAGCCACCACCAACAATAATGTGTGCTCGGACGGTCAACCAACATGTGGTGTATGGTGACAGTTTGGCAAAATCTCGTCAAGAGCATAAAGTTTATGATTGGGAGTGTTCTATGAAAAATCCATTTCTCATTGGAGAGAAAGTGTACCTTCGCCCGCTTGAGCGGGAAGATGCACCACTCTTTGTGATCTGGCTGAACGATTCGGATGTGACTCGTACCCTGTTGGTGAAAGGACCGTTGAACCGCCACATGGAAGAAGCGTTCCTTGACGATGTCTACACCGATGAACACCGCCTCATCCTCGGTATTGTGGACAAGTTGACGAACAGCTTGGTTGGGTCGACCAGCTTGGAGCAGGTCGACTTCAAGCATCGTCACGCCAAGTTTGGCATTGTGATCGGCGCCAAGAACGAGTGGGGAAAAGGATACGGTACTGAAGCGACCCGTCTCATGACTCAGCATGCGTTTATGACCCTCAATCTGAACCGGGTCTGGCTCCATGTGATAGCCGACAATCGGCGCGGCATTCGTGCATACGAGCGAGTCGGGTTCAAACGCGAAGGGCTTTTACGACAAGAGCATTTTCGCGAGGGTCGCTATTACGATACTGTGGCAATGGCGATTTTACGAGAAGAGTGGGAGTCCAAGAAGATACGGCCCTGAGAGTAAAACACGCTGGGCAGCTCAGTCCAGTGACCCTTCTGGCCTGAGGGAAGCTGTGGGTGATTTTTTCCTTCCTTGCCGTTCTGCTAATTGTTCAAGAACCTGCCGATGATACTCGCGCGTAATGCGGTAGCGTGTCACACACATCAAGCTCAGGAGACGCAACATCATTAAGCCGGGGCCAACGACGAGACCAAGCTTAAAGATTGTCTCTGGCGCTATCGTGCCCACCGTCGCGCCCTGTGGAAAGGAGATGAGATCCAGCGCGACCCCGGCAATTAATCCCCCTACACCAGAGGTCGCTTTATCTGCAAACGTGAGGCTGGAAAAAAACATGCCTTCCTGACGCTTTCCTGTCGCAAGTTCATGGGTATCGACAACGTCAGCTACCATCGAAACGAAAGTGATACGAATGATGATCTGTACCGTGATCACCACTAACAGGTGAAAAAACAAGAACAGGAGTAATGTCGAAGAGCCGTTTGCAGGAATGATATCTGCCAAGCGGAGAAAGATTGGTAAAGGGCTGGCCACACTGAAGAAGAGAGCCAGTCCGACAGCTGCTTTCTTCTTGTCGAACCGTTGGGTAAGCGGGCGAGCGCAGGCGAAAGCAATGACGGTCGCGATCATATAGGCGTAGGTCAGTACGGACAGTTGTTTGGTTGAGAACCCCCAAAAGTAGGTTCCCATATAGAGGCTGACAACCTCTAGAAACCCGTCAGCGACGGAAGCCAGAAGTGTGACAATGAAAAGTGCAACATACGATGAATTTCCGAGCACTAAGCGGAACTCATTCGTGAGGCGGCGTAGCGAAAAAGCCTCGGTGTGTTGAGCGGGACGCAAAGAAGGAATGAGATGATGGGTCCCGAGGCAGGAGCCGAGGAGCGCGGTGATCAGAATGACACTTCCGACTATAGCAAAAGCACCGTACGCATCGGGATTGAGTCGTCCGTCCGCAAACTGTGCGGACGGAGCAAAAAAATGCAGATAGCCTATTTGCGCGATGAGCACCGCACCAATGAGGCCGAACAGAAAACGATAACTGACGAGTGAAGTCCGTTCGTCGTAATGAGCAGTCATCTCTGGCAGCATTGCGGCGCTAGGGACTGAGTACAATGTCATTGATGCACGAACGCCGATTGCCCAGGTCAGGAGCCAGAAGAAATATCCGCTTTGCGACAAGCCCGGCGGTGGATTGAACAGCAGTACAAAACAAATCGCCATCGGGAGAGGAGCACTGTACATAAAGGGATGTCGTCGTCCCCAGCGTGAGTGAAAACTATCAGAGAGTGATCCTATCAACGGGTCGGTGATGGCATCTACCAAGAGGGCGATGAAAATGGCTGCCCCAGTGAGAGTACCGGAGACGCCGAGCACCTGATTGTAATAGAACAACAAGAAGACATTGAATGCCGCGGCTTTTGTTCCTTCGGCCATTGCGCCGAGGCCAAAGAAAAATTTGGTTTTCAGCGTAGCACGAGCAGGAAAGAGGTCGGTACTCATGGCGCGCTTTCTTAGCATGAGGGAGGGTATTGGGGCAGGGGAGGGAGGCTACTTTTCCCGTGTAAACAGTGCTAGAAGCGGGGCAGTGTCATGCGGTATGTTCATCAAACCTGCTGTAGCACCGATATTCGTGTACAATCAATCAAAGGAGGATCTGCGATGTCTCATAAAGGGCTTTCTCACCTGGGTTTCTCGACTTTGGATCTCGACAAGACTCGAGAGTTCTACGAAGGTATTCTCGGTTTCAAACCGGTGCGCTGCGATACCATTAAGATCAAAGAAGGTGGCCAGATCCGTCATATCTTCTTTGACACTGGACGCGACCAGTTGATCGCTTTCATGGAAGCAAAGAAAATTCCTGGAGTGCCCACTGAGTATGATGCTGGTATCAATCGAGGTCTTGGCGTACCGAGTGCGTTCTATCACTTTGCCTTTGAAGCTGGCACAGAAGCTGGGCTGGAAGAGAAGCGCCAAGAATTGAAGGCGAAAGGTGTAGCCGTCTCTGATGTCGTTGATCACGACTGGGCCAAGTCGATCTACTTTAAGGACCCCAATGGTCTACAGCTTGAATACTGCTGTCTGACGCGCAACTTTACCAGTGAAGATGCGATGATGAAGCAGCGCTTTGAGGCCTCGATTGTGGCGATGGGATTGGAGGATACAGAATCCCTGAAAGGGGCGAGCGCGTAGCCATAGCTGAAGCTACAGCAGAACGGGCGACCCGGCGAAGGGGAGAACCGGCGACCACCCCATCATGTTTTCATCGCCCTGTCGTCCATTTGCCCCATCGCCCATGCGTTTCCCTTTAATGCCTCACCTGCTCGCGTGACTTATCGATATAACGCTGAATGAGAAGTCGCATTGTTTCGGCGGGCTGAATGCCAATCAAGGGGAATGTCCCTAGCATAAATGTGGGATAACCTGCGACATTGAAAGTTGCAGCTTCAGCCTCTGTTTCTTTGACCTGATGGGTGAACGAGCCTGCCTCTAGTGCGCGTTCCAAATCACTACCTGATAGTCCAACACTTTCTGCAATGTCGATGAGCGTCGCAAGCTCTCCGATGTCTTTGCCGTCCGCGAAGGTAGTTTGAAATACCGCCTCATGATACTCGGCAAATTTGCCGTGCTCACGAGCGAACTTCGCCCCTTCAAGTGCGTAGGCGGAATCGAGCCAGCGGTCCGGTACTCGTAGGGTTACCCCCGTCTCTTTGGCAATACGAAAAATCTTTCCTTTGGCTTCATCGCCGATCATCTCACCGTTCTTCCATCCCTGATGGCGACGAGCAATCTGTACGCCTTTCCACAGCAGTTCGATTTCTAGTTTGCCGTGAAGTTGCTCCATTACTTTCTTGGCGACATAACACAGTGACGACGCATAGTCGTAATAAATCGGGATAATTACGTTCGGCATGGACAGCACTGTAGCCGTGCGAACATTGCGCGGGCAAGAGGGATGGACTATAAAGCTTTCAGCATTCAGCGATTAGCAATCAGCCTTTTTTCTTCTGAGCTGAAAGCTGACTGCTGATCGCTTCCGAAAGGAGGTTCTATGGCTTTTATCGAAGTCCTCAATCCGGTGGCCGATGCGCGAGCCCAAGATTTGCCGCTGGCGCGGCGTCATGGTGACTTACATGGCAAGACGATTGGCTTTCTCAATAACCGGAAAGCGAATGCTGGATTGCTGTTGGAGAAAGTTGAGGAATTGCTCCGCGCACGGTGCGGGAATTTCGCGGTCGTCAAAGGCGACAAGAACGCGGCGATGCCTGCTCCTGATGCCGTGATAGCGAAACTCTCAATGTGTGATGCCGCCATCGTTGCGATTGGCGATTGAGGGTCATGCACGTCGTGGGGTCTCCACGACACCATCGAATTAGAAAAGCGCGGCATCCCGACTGCGGTGATCTGTAGTGACGAGTTTGCTCCGCTGGGACGAGCAGAATCGCAAAACTTAGGGATGGGAGGGGTACCGATCGCGGTGATTCCACATCCACTCGCAGGGAACAAACCTGGTGAAGTCGCGCAGAAAGCCGCTGCCATTGTGGACGAGGTCCTGGCTATTCTTACTCAACCGTCTGAGAAGTTAGCCACGGAATATCGGGGAAAATTTTTGCGACCAGTGGTGAAACACGTGGGCCGGAAGGCAACGGCGTAAAGAGAGCGCGGGACCTCACACGTGTTGCGTGTAGCGTGAGGATAAAGGCCGTACCTTTCTCAACCGCACCACGTATGACGCGCCAGGTGCCCCGTAACACGCAACTCGCATCATGTGCCTTATGGAACTCCGATCTGAAAAAATCTCACTCAATGATTCCCTCGAAGTCGTCAATGACTGGTTCTATGATCAAGGATGGACCGATGGATTGCCGATCATGCCGCCGACACCAGAGCGGGTCGAGAAAATGTTGGCTTGGACTGATCGCGATCCGCAAGATGAACTCGGTCCAGTACCGCCGAAGTATGGTATTGCCACTATTGAGAAACTCGCCATCAATGCGGTACTGGCGGGATGTGTGCCGGAGTATTTCCCGGTCATTATTACGGCGGTTGAAGCCGTCCTCGAAGAAAAGTTCAATCTCTATGCCGTGCAGAGTACGACGCATCCATGTGCGCCACTCCTAATTCTGAATGGTCCCATTGCACGAGAACTGGGCGTCAATGCGCGCTACAACGCTTTTGGACAGGGGTGGCGCCCCAATGCCACCATTGGTCGCGCCATGCGTCTGATTTTGCTGAACATCGGTGGTGGTGTCCCTGGAGTCCTCGATCGTGCGACGCAAGGACAACCCTCGAAGTACTCATATTGCGTTGCTGAGAACGAAAGTGAGAGTCCGTGGGACCCCTTACATGTGGAGCGCGGGTTTCCTCGCGAAGCCAGCACCGTCACTGTGTGTGGTGCTGAAGGACCACACAATATCAATGATCACGTCAGTACGGCTGCACCAGGGCTTCTGACAACCATTGCCAGTACGATGGCTGGGATGGGATCGAACAACGCGTATGCGTTCGGTGAGCCTATTCTCGCACTGGGGCCGGAGCATGCAGCGATCCTCGGTCGTGATGGCATTAGCAAAGATGCGATTCGTGAGTATGTGTTCCGCCATGCGCGAGTGCCGCGCGCGCAATGGGAAGCAGGTGGGATGTTTGGCATGGGGATTGGGCAAGACGATGCCTTTCCCGGTGAAGTGGCTTTGCCGCTGATTCGCAAACCAGAGCATCTCATGATTATTGTTGCTGGTGGTCCTGGCCGTCATTCGAGTTGGATGCCAACCTTTGGCGCGATGACACGTTCTGTGACCCGCGCCATTGCCCATCGAGACGGGACCATTGCCAAGTCAGTGCAAGAGTTTCGTCGCTAGGATGAAGTCGGCGTTTGGCTGACGTATCTACCGCTCTGGGCTTTTCAGCGGTAAAACTCACGTCGCGCTCTGGCGACGAATATTTGACATTTCCCATCCTGCTGTGGGAAACTCGGAGTGCCACAAAGAAAGGCCCCCGAGACTGCTCATGTATACCGAGTACTTTGGCTTTCATGAGGAGCCGTTTGCCGATATTACTGATCTGCGGTTTTTTTACACCAACGCCATTTACCAACGGGCCTATACCACGCTGTTGTCCGGCATTCGTGAGTTCAAAGGATTTCTGCTGCTCACTGGCGAAGCTGGGACGGGAAAAACGACGGTCCTGCGCCGGGTGATGCAGGACTTGGAATCTGCGGGACACTATTTATTCTTTGACAGTACGAGCCTGACCTGCTCAACGATTGACGACCTCCTGTATTTCATCTGTGCGCAACTTGGTCTGCCCAAGAGTGGGGCTGGGCCAGCCGAGAAGATTCGCGCCTTGACGCAGTATCTGACGATGTTAGGCGGTGGCAGGAAACAACTTACCGCAATAGTGATTGACCGGAGTGGAGAGCCTCTGCACAAGAGCAGGGATGAGAGACGAGACCATTGTGTGCTGGCTTCGGTCTAAGTATCGAAGTCT from the Deltaproteobacteria bacterium genome contains:
- a CDS encoding anthranilate synthase component I, which translates into the protein MASRAAIPSVHTYQTQGGITVRRVIEGIPTDGAIEPIIDRLDSHRGVLLASSYEYPGRYTRWDMGFVDPPFVLTSRERQFRITALNQRGELLLKPIMATVQALSAVTAADMQGSDLIGTIAKPAGRFPEEQRSKQPSIFSVLRALIELFSSPEDQHLGLYGAFGYDLAFQFEPLRLRLERPADQRDLVLYLPDELILVDHRREQAVRQRYDFEIGEQSTQGLTRETIAKPYVSSERVEAPFDHEPGEYAAGVRLAKESFRRGDLFEVVPGQTFFSPCPAPPSELFRRLRERNPAPYGFLINLGQDEYLVGASPEMYVRVDGDRVETCPISGTIARGGDPISDAIQIQRLLNSTKDESELTMCTDVDRNDKSRICKPGSVRVIGRRQIEMYSRLIHTVDHVEGHLREEFDALDAFLAHTWAVTVTGAPKAWAMQFLEDHEKSPRAWYGGAVGVLGFDGNMNTGLTLRTIRVKDGVAQIRVGATLLYDSDPDEEEKETHLKAAAFLDALRHPRGTTAKVQQDAPYPGQGKRILLVDHQDSFVHTLANYLRQTGAEVLTLRAGFPHEELDEIRPHLVVLSPGPGAPKDFDVSGTLTAAIQRNLPVFGVCLGLQGIVEHFGGELGVLDYPMHGKPSYIHVQSGKLFNGLPREFTAARYHSLYALREKLPMTLQVTAESDDKVIMAIEHNTLPIAAVQFHPESILTLGEDVGLRLIRNVITLLAH
- a CDS encoding GNAT family N-acetyltransferase; translation: MKNPFLIGEKVYLRPLEREDAPLFVIWLNDSDVTRTLLVKGPLNRHMEEAFLDDVYTDEHRLILGIVDKLTNSLVGSTSLEQVDFKHRHAKFGIVIGAKNEWGKGYGTEATRLMTQHAFMTLNLNRVWLHVIADNRRGIRAYERVGFKREGLLRQEHFREGRYYDTVAMAILREEWESKKIRP
- a CDS encoding MFS transporter, encoding MLRKRAMSTDLFPARATLKTKFFFGLGAMAEGTKAAAFNVFLLFYYNQVLGVSGTLTGAAIFIALLVDAITDPLIGSLSDSFHSRWGRRHPFMYSAPLPMAICFVLLFNPPPGLSQSGYFFWLLTWAIGVRASMTLYSVPSAAMLPEMTAHYDERTSLVSYRFLFGLIGAVLIAQIGYLHFFAPSAQFADGRLNPDAYGAFAIVGSVILITALLGSCLGTHHLIPSLRPAQHTEAFSLRRLTNEFRLVLGNSSYVALFIVTLLASVADGFLEVVSLYMGTYFWGFSTKQLSVLTYAYMIATVIAFACARPLTQRFDKKKAAVGLALFFSVASPLPIFLRLADIIPANGSSTLLLFLFFHLLVVITVQIIIRITFVSMVADVVDTHELATGKRQEGMFFSSLTFADKATSGVGGLIAGVALDLISFPQGATVGTIAPETIFKLGLVVGPGLMMLRLLSLMCVTRYRITREYHRQVLEQLAERQGRKKSPTASLRPEGSLD
- a CDS encoding VOC family protein, whose protein sequence is MRYVHQTCCSTDIRVQSIKGGSAMSHKGLSHLGFSTLDLDKTREFYEGILGFKPVRCDTIKIKEGGQIRHIFFDTGRDQLIAFMEAKKIPGVPTEYDAGINRGLGVPSAFYHFAFEAGTEAGLEEKRQELKAKGVAVSDVVDHDWAKSIYFKDPNGLQLEYCCLTRNFTSEDAMMKQRFEASIVAMGLEDTESLKGASA